In Turicibacter sanguinis, a genomic segment contains:
- a CDS encoding GTP pyrophosphokinase: MDWLSFFEPYELALQELKINLRGIRQQYKTKGLHSPIEFVDGRVKTISSILDKLERMGLSINAIDEVYDIAGIRINCQFVEDIYMVVDLLTKRHDLEIVETRDYILNQRDSGYRSYHIHAYYHLETIDGMKKVLVEFQIRTLAMNFWASIEHSLNYKYDGQIPDQIKDRLKQAAEAAGWLDRQMSEIRDEIAEAQKTFEKRKTDEYRIIEPPTSLVNVNEDYVIKQQKGD, from the coding sequence ATGGATTGGTTAAGTTTTTTTGAGCCTTATGAATTAGCATTACAAGAATTAAAAATCAATTTAAGGGGAATTAGGCAACAATATAAAACAAAAGGGCTCCATTCACCCATTGAATTTGTCGATGGGAGGGTTAAAACTATCTCAAGTATTTTAGATAAGCTTGAACGAATGGGGTTATCTATTAATGCAATAGATGAAGTGTATGATATTGCGGGAATTCGAATTAACTGTCAGTTTGTCGAAGATATTTACATGGTCGTCGATTTATTGACAAAACGTCACGATCTTGAAATTGTAGAAACGAGAGATTACATTTTAAATCAACGCGACAGCGGTTATCGCTCGTATCACATTCATGCTTACTATCATCTAGAAACCATTGATGGGATGAAAAAAGTATTAGTTGAGTTCCAAATTCGAACGCTTGCGATGAATTTCTGGGCAAGTATTGAGCATTCTTTAAACTATAAATACGATGGTCAAATTCCAGATCAAATTAAAGATCGCTTAAAACAAGCGGCTGAAGCAGCTGGATGGCTTGATCGACAAATGTCAGAGATTCGCGATGAAATCGCTGAAGCACAGAAAACATTTGAAAAACGAAAAACAGATGAATACCGTATTATTGAACCACCCACAAGTCTTGTCAATGTGAATGAAGACTATGTAATTAAACAACAAAAAGGTGACTAA
- a CDS encoding ABC transporter ATP-binding protein produces MAEIKLKNIYKIYENNPNPSVTDFNLDIADREFIVFVGPSGCGKSTTLRMIAGLEEISKGEFYIDGVLMNDVAPKDRDIAMVFQSYALYPHMNVYDNMAFGLKLRKIPKDEIDRRVKDAARILGLEQYLDRKPKALSGGQRQRVALGRAIVRDAKVFLMDEPLSNLDAKLRVAMRSEIIKLHERLATTTIYVTHDQTEAMTMASRIVVMKDGVIQQIGSPKEIYDNPATVFVGGFIGSPAMNFIHGKVANGYFVADNQKFRIPEGKYNMLKQKGYDNKEIIFGIRPEDIHDEPIVTDTYEEAKYIAEIEVAELLGHESILYTNLAGQQLVAKVDARSDIRMGDKLEVALDMNKCHFFDVDTEKAIR; encoded by the coding sequence ATGGCTGAAATTAAATTAAAAAATATTTACAAAATCTATGAGAACAATCCAAATCCATCGGTAACTGACTTCAATTTAGATATCGCGGACCGCGAATTTATCGTATTCGTTGGACCATCTGGATGTGGGAAATCTACTACTTTACGTATGATCGCAGGGTTAGAAGAAATTTCTAAAGGGGAATTCTATATTGATGGTGTGTTAATGAATGACGTAGCACCAAAAGATCGTGATATCGCGATGGTATTCCAATCTTACGCGTTATATCCACATATGAATGTATATGATAACATGGCATTCGGATTAAAATTACGTAAAATTCCTAAAGATGAAATCGACCGTCGAGTTAAAGATGCTGCTCGAATCTTAGGTCTTGAACAATATTTAGATCGTAAACCAAAGGCGTTATCAGGGGGACAACGTCAACGTGTTGCTTTAGGGCGTGCAATCGTTCGTGATGCAAAAGTATTCTTAATGGATGAGCCATTATCAAACTTAGATGCTAAATTACGTGTTGCCATGCGTTCAGAAATCATTAAATTACATGAGCGTTTAGCAACAACTACTATCTACGTAACACATGACCAAACAGAAGCGATGACAATGGCGTCTCGTATCGTTGTTATGAAAGACGGAGTTATCCAACAAATCGGTTCTCCAAAAGAAATCTACGATAACCCAGCAACTGTATTCGTTGGAGGATTCATCGGTTCACCTGCTATGAACTTCATCCACGGTAAAGTAGCTAACGGATATTTCGTAGCTGACAACCAAAAATTCCGTATTCCTGAAGGAAAATACAATATGTTAAAACAAAAAGGATACGATAATAAAGAAATCATCTTCGGTATTCGTCCAGAAGATATTCATGATGAGCCAATCGTAACTGATACTTACGAAGAAGCAAAATATATTGCTGAAATCGAAGTTGCTGAGTTACTTGGACATGAATCAATCCTTTACACTAATTTAGCGGGACAACAATTAGTTGCTAAAGTAGATGCTCGTTCAGATATCCGTATGGGAGATAAATTAGAAGTTGCTTTAGATATGAACAAATGTCACTTCTTCGATGTTGACACTGAAAAAGCTATTCGTTAA
- a CDS encoding M14 family metallopeptidase codes for MLTTFKYDHYYLYDELKDCLKILQDKYPHLMSVESICETDEQKQVFAVTLTNQNTGAPHTKPAFYMDGNHHAGEVTGSMAAMHTIDYLVTNESPLLNDYTVYVIPRMSPDGAEAYLTSAEKLRSVNRNYPYEEKEAGLHPSDLDGDGVIRLMRVKSPYGAWKISSDDSRIMIKRQPDEVNGDFYNVYPEGEIVGFDGINIKLAKNKWGLDFNRNYPFGWFPDARQPGSGKYPLSNPENKAVADFIINHSNISLASTLHTSGGMIIYPPGIHPEKKAHPFDMKLYKTIGKMGTDETTYPCYNIFDAFLTDTVNYSSGAFDDWCYFTQGILTYTVELWDMKKHAGISHTWPRIAHQEVEKELEDYKKQLAWIDTNVSKEAGFKEWTKINHPQLGEVEIGGCDFKYTMQNCPPHLLQTEIENNTKFMLRQIATLPKLVFASVEVIQVAPNLYQMEVVVSNQGYLPTYVCEQAKTVKVDQPVTVSCVGEVKLINSEETQTIGHLEGFSGIKTEYSYDGIQTENHAPILKKVTWLIQAKTGTTVTLIATQPKAGRIEKSMSL; via the coding sequence ATGTTAACGACGTTTAAATATGATCATTATTATTTATATGATGAATTAAAAGATTGTCTTAAGATATTACAAGATAAATATCCTCATTTAATGAGTGTCGAATCCATTTGTGAAACAGATGAACAAAAACAAGTCTTTGCCGTGACGCTCACGAATCAAAACACAGGGGCGCCACATACGAAGCCTGCCTTTTATATGGATGGTAATCATCATGCAGGTGAAGTAACAGGTTCCATGGCCGCGATGCATACGATTGATTATCTAGTGACAAATGAAAGCCCATTACTAAATGATTATACGGTATATGTTATTCCACGTATGTCACCAGATGGAGCGGAAGCCTATTTAACCAGTGCAGAGAAACTTCGCTCAGTGAATCGAAATTATCCGTATGAGGAAAAAGAAGCGGGATTGCATCCTAGTGATCTAGATGGTGATGGTGTCATTCGTTTAATGCGTGTTAAATCACCGTATGGTGCTTGGAAAATTTCAAGTGATGATTCACGAATCATGATTAAGCGCCAGCCGGATGAGGTGAATGGAGATTTTTATAACGTTTATCCTGAAGGGGAAATTGTTGGATTTGATGGGATCAATATTAAACTAGCTAAAAATAAATGGGGGCTTGATTTTAATCGAAATTATCCATTTGGATGGTTCCCAGATGCCCGTCAACCGGGTTCAGGGAAATATCCACTTTCAAATCCTGAAAATAAAGCGGTGGCTGACTTTATTATTAACCATTCGAATATTAGCTTAGCTTCAACGCTTCATACGAGTGGAGGAATGATTATCTATCCACCTGGGATACATCCTGAAAAAAAAGCTCATCCCTTTGATATGAAGTTATATAAAACGATTGGAAAAATGGGAACAGATGAAACAACGTATCCATGCTACAACATTTTTGATGCTTTCTTGACAGATACTGTTAATTATTCATCAGGTGCCTTTGATGATTGGTGCTACTTTACCCAAGGAATTTTAACTTATACCGTTGAACTATGGGATATGAAAAAGCACGCCGGAATTTCCCATACTTGGCCACGCATTGCCCATCAAGAGGTTGAAAAAGAGCTGGAAGATTATAAAAAGCAACTGGCGTGGATTGATACGAATGTTTCAAAAGAAGCAGGATTTAAGGAATGGACAAAGATTAATCATCCGCAACTCGGTGAAGTTGAAATAGGTGGATGTGATTTCAAATATACGATGCAAAACTGTCCGCCACATCTACTTCAGACCGAGATAGAAAACAACACCAAATTTATGTTGCGTCAAATTGCGACGCTTCCAAAATTAGTTTTTGCATCTGTAGAGGTGATTCAAGTAGCTCCCAATCTTTATCAAATGGAAGTCGTTGTTTCAAATCAAGGCTATCTTCCAACCTATGTTTGTGAACAAGCTAAAACGGTGAAAGTTGATCAACCAGTCACTGTTTCATGTGTTGGAGAAGTTAAATTGATAAACAGTGAAGAAACTCAGACCATCGGCCATCTAGAAGGATTTTCAGGAATTAAAACAGAGTATAGCTATGATGGAATTCAGACCGAGAATCATGCCCCTATTTTGAAAAAAGTAACGTGGTTGATTCAAGCTAAGACAGGGACCACCGTTACCTTAATAGCTACTCAACCTAAAGCAGGACGAATTGAAAAAAGCATGTCCTTATAG
- a CDS encoding IS3 family transposase, whose translation MEPKNQIETRIIQELTANFKLSDILKVTKFPKSTYHYWVNKMKQVNPDQELEELILIIFKESDETYGYRRIQDELYNRGIRINHKKVYRLMKKLGIMCVKFGRKSRQYRSYKGTVGTVAKNRINRRFNTPYPYQKLTTDVTEFKTQEGKKLYLSPIMDMATGEILSFSISHKPDLNFVMESLYQVLPILEQAKYRTTIHSDQGWHYQHRQWVQTLKQNNIFQSMSRKGNCLDHSPMENFFGILKQEKYYGKTFKTYEELKEAIEEYIDYYNHKRIKRKLAGMSPVQYRIHTSQLAA comes from the coding sequence ATGGAGCCAAAGAATCAAATCGAAACAAGAATCATCCAAGAATTAACGGCTAATTTTAAATTAAGTGACATTTTAAAGGTCACAAAGTTTCCTAAATCAACCTATCACTATTGGGTCAATAAGATGAAACAAGTAAATCCTGATCAAGAGCTTGAAGAGCTGATTTTAATTATTTTTAAAGAGAGTGATGAGACTTACGGCTATCGTCGAATTCAAGATGAGCTTTATAATAGAGGAATTAGAATCAATCATAAAAAAGTATATCGTCTCATGAAAAAGCTTGGGATAATGTGTGTCAAGTTTGGTCGTAAATCACGTCAATATCGCTCATACAAAGGGACTGTTGGAACAGTGGCTAAGAATCGAATTAATCGCCGTTTTAATACACCGTATCCTTATCAAAAGTTAACAACAGATGTGACGGAGTTTAAAACACAAGAAGGAAAGAAATTATATTTGAGCCCTATAATGGATATGGCAACGGGTGAAATTTTATCTTTTTCAATTAGCCATAAACCTGATTTAAACTTTGTCATGGAATCATTATATCAAGTTCTTCCAATTCTTGAACAAGCTAAATATCGAACAACGATTCATTCTGATCAAGGTTGGCACTATCAACATAGACAATGGGTTCAAACATTAAAACAGAATAACATATTTCAAAGTATGTCTCGTAAAGGAAACTGTTTAGATCATTCTCCTATGGAAAATTTCTTCGGGATTCTTAAACAAGAAAAATATTATGGTAAAACATTCAAAACATATGAGGAGCTAAAAGAAGCAATTGAAGAATATATTGACTACTATAATCATAAACGAATCAAAAGAAAATTGGCTGGCATGAGTCCAGTTCAATACCGAATTCATACCAGCCAATTGGCTGCTTAA
- a CDS encoding amino acid ABC transporter permease, which yields MVQDMIKILDQYWYVFLEGLGGTLSLAAITVFFGMIFGAVLAIIKLSKSKIVQFISTAYIEIIRGTPLLLQLYFFWLFLPKYLPFEISDWTCIVIALVINSSAYVAEIIRAGIQAVDKGQMEAAKSLGMSDVHMMTRIIFPQAVKNILPALGNEFIMMVKETSLASVFFINDLMTSYQMIKSATFKPIAPLMITAVIYFIVTFSLSKVVKAMEGRLSVSD from the coding sequence ATGGTTCAAGATATGATTAAAATTTTAGATCAGTACTGGTATGTCTTTTTAGAAGGGCTAGGGGGAACGTTAAGTCTAGCTGCTATCACGGTTTTCTTTGGAATGATTTTCGGGGCAGTTCTTGCCATCATTAAGTTATCAAAATCAAAAATTGTTCAATTCATTTCAACCGCTTATATCGAAATTATTAGGGGAACACCTTTACTGTTACAACTTTATTTCTTTTGGTTATTTTTGCCGAAATACTTACCATTTGAAATCTCAGATTGGACTTGTATTGTCATTGCCTTAGTTATTAACAGCAGTGCCTATGTTGCCGAAATTATCCGTGCCGGAATTCAAGCGGTTGACAAAGGACAGATGGAGGCTGCTAAAAGTCTTGGAATGAGTGATGTCCATATGATGACTCGCATCATCTTCCCACAAGCCGTTAAAAATATTTTACCAGCGCTTGGGAATGAATTTATCATGATGGTCAAAGAAACATCACTCGCATCAGTCTTCTTTATCAACGATTTAATGACCTCGTATCAAATGATAAAATCGGCCACATTCAAACCGATTGCACCACTTATGATTACCGCGGTCATCTATTTTATTGTCACATTTAGCTTATCAAAAGTAGTTAAAGCGATGGAAGGGAGATTGAGTGTCAGTGATTAA
- a CDS encoding amino acid ABC transporter ATP-binding protein, translated as MIKVEKLSKSFGDLKVLDEITEEIHQGEVVSIIGPSGSGKSTFLRCLNLLEKPSSGRVIFEGTDITDKKVNIDLHRQKIGMVFQHFNVFPHLTVLENITITPRLEKKVPKAEIEAKALGLLKKVGLEEKANEYPRKLSGGQKQRLAIVRALAMDPDVILFDEPTSALDPEMVKEVLEVIKDLAVNGMTIVIVTHEMGFAKQISDRVLFMDGGNICEQGTPQQIFDNPQHPRTQAFLSKVL; from the coding sequence GTGATTAAAGTTGAAAAATTAAGTAAATCATTTGGAGATTTAAAAGTATTAGATGAAATTACCGAAGAAATTCATCAAGGGGAAGTGGTATCCATCATAGGTCCGAGCGGCAGTGGAAAAAGTACATTTTTACGTTGCTTAAATCTACTTGAAAAGCCGAGTAGTGGGCGCGTTATCTTTGAAGGAACCGATATAACAGATAAAAAAGTAAACATCGATTTACACCGTCAAAAAATTGGGATGGTCTTTCAACATTTTAACGTCTTTCCTCATTTAACTGTCCTTGAAAATATTACGATTACGCCAAGGCTTGAAAAGAAAGTTCCAAAAGCAGAAATTGAAGCCAAAGCATTAGGATTATTAAAAAAAGTTGGGCTTGAAGAAAAAGCAAATGAATACCCACGAAAATTATCAGGGGGACAAAAACAACGTCTAGCAATTGTTCGTGCCCTTGCGATGGACCCAGATGTCATTTTATTTGATGAACCAACGAGTGCACTCGATCCTGAGATGGTAAAAGAAGTCCTTGAGGTGATTAAAGATTTAGCCGTGAATGGAATGACGATTGTCATTGTGACGCATGAGATGGGATTTGCTAAACAAATTAGTGATCGTGTGCTATTTATGGATGGGGGCAATATTTGCGAACAAGGAACGCCACAGCAAATTTTTGATAACCCACAACATCCACGTACGCAAGCCTTTTTAAGTAAAGTGCTATAG
- a CDS encoding helix-turn-helix domain-containing protein yields the protein MAKYSSEFKLHVVNEYLQGTLGYRLLAKKYHIPSKSQIETWVRQYKQTGRSGVQRKEKQEYTGEFKLNVLNYMKTTGASYSQTAIHFGLSEIGTIANWKADFLKDGAGAFFKSKGRPQNPMTKLKASKQPKTLTREQQLEEELKLLRIENEYLKKCHAHGITPWSQRIKSKQESSKN from the coding sequence ATGGCTAAATATAGCTCAGAATTTAAGTTGCATGTTGTTAACGAGTATTTGCAGGGAACTTTAGGTTACCGTTTGCTCGCTAAAAAATATCACATACCAAGTAAATCACAAATTGAAACGTGGGTTAGACAATATAAACAAACTGGAAGAAGTGGAGTTCAACGAAAAGAAAAACAAGAATATACTGGAGAATTTAAATTAAATGTATTAAACTATATGAAAACAACAGGTGCTTCATATAGTCAAACTGCTATCCATTTTGGATTATCAGAGATAGGAACGATTGCCAATTGGAAGGCAGACTTTCTAAAAGACGGTGCAGGGGCATTCTTTAAATCGAAAGGAAGGCCTCAAAATCCTATGACTAAATTAAAAGCATCTAAACAACCAAAAACTTTAACTCGTGAACAACAATTAGAAGAAGAACTTAAATTATTGAGAATCGAGAATGAATACTTAAAAAAGTGTCACGCCCATGGAATTACGCCATGGAGCCAAAGAATCAAATCGAAACAAGAATCATCCAAGAATTAA
- a CDS encoding transporter substrate-binding domain-containing protein yields MKKMIKGLVFIGICLSVLGGCAQSSNETSRFDKIKETKKITMATSPDYAPYEFIDPTKSGSEQYVGADIELGKYIAQKLGVELELKIMDFSAVLAAISEGKADMAISGLGYKPERAEAMEFSEAYNTSEDGDGDGFLIRAEDVEKYKTLEDFNGVSIAAQSASLQEGYVKDQLPNAQINTIASLSDGVLRVQSGKSDALAISYSTGEQYVNANKDLVMSSVLFEGNDSEGTMIGIVKGETELVEAINEIIQEVKEQGLYQQWEEAYIAYAKSLGIE; encoded by the coding sequence ATGAAAAAAATGATTAAAGGTTTAGTCTTTATAGGAATATGCTTATCAGTACTGGGTGGATGTGCACAAAGTTCAAATGAAACGAGTCGATTCGATAAAATAAAAGAAACTAAAAAAATAACCATGGCGACAAGCCCAGATTATGCACCTTATGAATTTATTGATCCAACAAAGTCAGGATCGGAACAATATGTAGGAGCAGACATTGAACTTGGAAAATATATCGCACAAAAATTAGGTGTTGAATTAGAATTGAAGATTATGGATTTTAGTGCTGTTTTAGCTGCCATTAGTGAGGGAAAAGCTGATATGGCGATTTCAGGACTAGGATATAAGCCTGAACGTGCAGAAGCAATGGAGTTTAGTGAGGCCTATAATACATCTGAAGATGGAGACGGTGATGGATTTTTAATTCGTGCAGAAGATGTCGAAAAATATAAAACATTAGAAGATTTTAATGGAGTTAGTATTGCAGCTCAAAGTGCTTCATTACAAGAAGGATATGTTAAAGACCAATTACCAAATGCCCAAATTAATACCATTGCCTCTCTTTCAGATGGTGTCTTACGTGTTCAAAGTGGAAAGTCAGACGCGTTAGCTATCTCATATTCAACAGGAGAGCAGTATGTGAACGCCAATAAAGATTTAGTCATGAGTTCTGTCTTGTTTGAAGGAAATGATTCAGAAGGAACCATGATTGGAATTGTTAAAGGGGAAACAGAATTAGTCGAAGCCATCAATGAAATCATCCAAGAGGTAAAAGAACAAGGATTATATCAACAATGGGAAGAGGCGTATATAGCCTATGCTAAAAGCTTAGGAATTGAATAA
- a CDS encoding rhodanese-like domain-containing protein, whose amino-acid sequence MPKIISPSQLSQLMGSSKQKPIVIDIRSPYEFSEFHIPGAVNIPYQSIVMYPEKFLTLNSTYFLICDSGSESYRACMMLEPLGYRVVSVQGGYANMRFR is encoded by the coding sequence ATGCCTAAAATAATTAGTCCTAGTCAGCTTTCTCAACTTATGGGTAGTAGTAAGCAAAAACCAATTGTCATTGATATAAGATCTCCCTATGAATTTTCGGAGTTTCATATTCCTGGTGCAGTTAATATTCCATATCAATCGATTGTCATGTACCCCGAAAAATTTTTAACGCTGAATTCAACCTACTTTTTAATTTGCGATAGTGGGAGTGAAAGTTATCGAGCCTGTATGATGCTAGAACCTTTGGGGTACCGGGTAGTCTCTGTGCAAGGTGGTTATGCTAATATGCGATTCAGATAA
- a CDS encoding RluA family pseudouridine synthase, which produces MSLTLTYEIKAADDQTLLLNFLKKQDISKKAIVATKHRGGNMEVNGEHQNVRYLLKEGDVLVITFPEEERSTGLTPYEMPLDVVYEDEYLLVINKPAGIPTIPSLRHPEKTLANALIHYYNEHEIASTIHFVNRLDRDTSGLLMVAKYRHIHHLLTKDVKQIKRKYYTLVKGVMGKNSGTVHAPIARESEGNVRRCVRADGDDSITHYQVLEVWEKSTLVECELETGRTHQIRVHMNYLGHPLVGDTLYDEFALELEEGHLLHSYELSFTHPITKERHLFQTDLPKRFKALKKGQEC; this is translated from the coding sequence ATGAGTTTAACATTAACCTATGAAATCAAAGCAGCAGATGATCAAACCTTACTGCTTAATTTTTTGAAAAAACAAGACATTTCTAAAAAAGCCATTGTTGCGACGAAACATCGTGGTGGAAATATGGAAGTGAATGGTGAGCATCAAAATGTTCGCTATCTTTTAAAAGAGGGAGATGTCTTAGTGATTACATTTCCTGAAGAAGAGAGAAGTACAGGGCTGACTCCGTATGAGATGCCGCTTGATGTAGTGTACGAAGACGAGTATTTACTGGTCATCAACAAACCAGCAGGCATTCCAACGATACCCTCTTTACGTCACCCAGAAAAAACGCTCGCCAACGCTCTCATTCATTATTACAATGAGCATGAGATTGCCTCGACGATTCACTTTGTCAATCGGTTAGACCGTGATACGTCCGGGCTTTTAATGGTCGCTAAGTACCGCCACATTCACCATTTGCTAACGAAAGATGTGAAGCAGATTAAGCGCAAGTATTATACGCTTGTCAAGGGAGTGATGGGAAAAAATTCAGGGACTGTTCATGCGCCGATTGCAAGAGAATCCGAAGGAAATGTGCGACGTTGTGTTCGTGCAGATGGTGATGATTCAATTACCCATTATCAGGTGCTTGAAGTATGGGAAAAATCGACGCTTGTCGAGTGTGAACTTGAAACAGGACGAACACATCAAATTCGGGTCCATATGAATTATTTAGGTCATCCCTTAGTTGGGGATACACTGTATGATGAATTCGCGTTAGAGCTAGAAGAGGGACATCTCTTACATAGCTATGAACTAAGCTTTACTCATCCGATTACAAAAGAGAGACATCTTTTTCAAACAGATTTACCTAAACGTTTTAAAGCCTTAAAAAAGGGACAAGAATGTTAA
- a CDS encoding CYTH domain-containing protein, with protein sequence MATNLEIEFKNMLTEQEYQQLLNKFSINEEQLWTQKNVYFDTPTGQLKKLEAALRIRVKNSTYELTLKTKQAVGLLETNQMITKQDYQALKYDKVLVKGPVYEALQSLSVDVNHLLVITDLTTKRAEVPYKEGLLVLDKSFYSDVIDYELEYEVTDYEVGLRHFNDLLKQYHIPTRETENKIKRATNAMNKKKN encoded by the coding sequence ATGGCAACAAATCTTGAAATTGAGTTCAAGAATATGCTAACTGAACAAGAATATCAACAACTTTTAAATAAGTTTTCGATTAACGAAGAACAACTGTGGACGCAAAAAAATGTGTACTTTGATACGCCGACAGGACAGTTAAAAAAACTTGAAGCGGCTCTTCGTATCCGTGTTAAAAACAGTACTTATGAATTAACCTTAAAAACAAAACAAGCCGTCGGTTTACTTGAAACGAATCAAATGATTACCAAACAAGATTATCAAGCTTTAAAATACGATAAAGTTTTAGTGAAAGGTCCCGTGTATGAGGCCTTACAATCTTTATCCGTTGATGTTAATCATCTTCTAGTCATCACTGACTTAACAACCAAACGTGCTGAAGTGCCTTATAAAGAAGGTCTTCTTGTGTTAGATAAGAGCTTTTACTCTGATGTGATTGACTATGAATTAGAATATGAAGTCACTGACTATGAAGTGGGATTACGTCATTTCAATGACCTTTTAAAACAATATCATATCCCAACGCGTGAAACTGAAAATAAAATTAAACGTGCAACCAATGCGATGAATAAAAAGAAAAACTAG
- a CDS encoding NAD kinase, which yields MKVSIYANERENSQEVKAQLLKRLQAASVEIDDEYPDIVFTIGGDGTVLHAVHHYLYLIETVKFIGIHTGHLGYYTDWLPTELDDLITFIHQDAQKISEYPLLSIKLCYDERDCHQLYAFNEMTILNAFRTQHFNVTIGDLFFESFRGTGLCLSTPTGSTAYNKSLGGAILYPSLSAFQMTEIGSINNNVYRTIGSPLIIPKEQMVILESENFEDITITRDHLYATYKHINRVKVTLSDRNVKFIKRHDVPFWGRVKDHFL from the coding sequence ATGAAAGTTTCGATTTACGCAAATGAACGCGAAAATTCTCAAGAAGTAAAAGCACAGCTTTTAAAAAGGCTTCAAGCTGCTTCGGTTGAAATAGATGATGAGTATCCAGATATCGTCTTTACCATTGGTGGAGATGGAACGGTTTTACATGCCGTCCATCATTATTTATACTTAATTGAAACAGTTAAATTTATTGGAATTCATACGGGGCACCTTGGATATTACACGGACTGGCTGCCAACAGAATTAGATGATTTAATTACCTTTATCCATCAAGATGCACAAAAAATTAGTGAATACCCATTACTGTCAATTAAACTCTGCTATGATGAAAGGGACTGTCATCAGTTATATGCGTTTAATGAGATGACGATCTTAAATGCGTTTCGAACTCAACACTTTAACGTCACGATTGGTGATTTGTTTTTTGAATCATTTAGAGGGACTGGTCTCTGTCTTTCAACACCAACCGGAAGTACCGCCTATAATAAATCATTAGGGGGAGCTATTTTATATCCGAGTTTATCTGCTTTTCAAATGACAGAGATTGGATCAATTAATAATAATGTGTATCGTACGATTGGATCACCGTTGATTATTCCAAAAGAACAAATGGTCATCTTAGAGTCAGAAAACTTTGAGGATATTACAATTACAAGAGATCATTTGTATGCCACTTATAAGCATATTAATCGTGTTAAAGTGACGCTTTCTGATCGTAACGTCAAATTTATTAAACGTCATGATGTACCATTTTGGGGACGTGTAAAAGATCATTTTCTATAG
- a CDS encoding helix-turn-helix domain-containing protein, producing MLLQLKQLYGEQCIVDEIPDYPNDYYWYKDDQNHLIGIKKGISKQEKKLLGVMLEEVVGVDFNQQIKLLWLELLLHNKKSLLDMIQKDGNEIRFIFFAHHFDGDTKLEFDELIKELNEKCIVLFLSREFGVIIDFQTKEEHNLEELAQAIQQDFYHNINFYQSDCYLVDSNISQAFLNEYELYKKYRNTTKLTVSSHDLLLQYMIQNLNLYEGYSHFVEKFNKIPYDLLEVAKVYMENNFNISVGAKMIYMHRNTFMNKLERFIQLSGLNIKEFHDALIAYVIINQMEKNT from the coding sequence ATGCTTTTACAATTAAAACAATTATACGGGGAACAATGTATCGTTGACGAAATTCCAGACTATCCAAATGACTATTATTGGTATAAAGATGATCAAAATCACCTCATCGGTATCAAAAAAGGGATCTCAAAACAAGAGAAAAAATTACTAGGGGTTATGCTTGAAGAGGTTGTAGGCGTTGATTTTAATCAACAAATCAAATTATTGTGGCTAGAATTACTGTTACACAATAAAAAAAGTTTATTAGACATGATTCAAAAAGACGGAAATGAAATTAGATTTATCTTCTTTGCCCACCATTTTGATGGTGATACTAAACTAGAGTTTGATGAACTTATCAAAGAATTAAATGAAAAATGTATTGTCCTCTTTTTAAGCCGTGAGTTTGGTGTCATTATCGATTTTCAAACAAAAGAAGAACATAATCTAGAAGAACTCGCACAAGCGATTCAACAAGACTTCTATCACAACATTAATTTTTATCAATCAGACTGTTATTTAGTTGATTCAAACATTTCGCAGGCCTTTTTGAATGAATATGAACTTTATAAAAAATATCGAAATACGACTAAGTTGACGGTTAGTTCACACGATTTACTACTACAATATATGATTCAAAATTTAAATCTATACGAAGGCTATTCCCATTTTGTCGAGAAGTTTAACAAAATCCCCTATGACTTATTAGAAGTTGCTAAAGTTTATATGGAAAACAACTTTAATATATCCGTTGGTGCCAAGATGATCTATATGCATCGCAATACGTTCATGAACAAACTTGAACGATTTATCCAATTAAGTGGACTCAATATTAAAGAATTCCATGATGCTTTGATTGCCTATGTCATCATTAATCAAATGGAAAAAAACACTTAA